A genomic window from Pyxicephalus adspersus chromosome 2, UCB_Pads_2.0, whole genome shotgun sequence includes:
- the LOC140322655 gene encoding CD209 antigen-like protein D, whose protein sequence is MRTYEDLQLETRIPSDEAAYSNIGNSGIHHKEEPEAKGCLIKFLVVLLIFLFIIGLTLTCVLFIFYSGTRSKVTVIDSKIDEILRGFDLLCGKDWTYYGLKCYFRSLPEQTWALAKKDCEDMNSDLIIINGEDEMVRELSTIIGTRKSHV, encoded by the exons ATGAGGACGTACGAGGATCTGCAGTTGGAGACAA GGATCCCTAGTGATGAAGCTGCATATTCTAATATAGGTAATTCGGGGATTCATCACAAGGAGGAACCAGAAGCCAAAG GTTGTCTTATAAAGTTCCTGGTGGTCCTCCTAATCTTCCTATTCATTATTGGGCTAACCTTAACATGTGTTCTGTTCATATTCT ATTCCGGTACGAGGAGTAAGGTGACAGTCATTGATTCCAAGATTGATGAAATTTTAAGAG GCTTTGATCTACTTTGTGGTAAAGACTGGACGTACTATGGCCTCAAATGTTACTTCAGGTCTTTACCTGAACAAACGTGGGCTTTAGCCAAAAAAGACTGCGAGGACATGAATTCGGACCTGATTATAATTAATGGAGAGGATGAGATGGTAAGAGAGCTGAGCACCATTATAGGGACTAGAAAGTCTCATGTGTGA